DNA sequence from the Augochlora pura isolate Apur16 chromosome 11, APUR_v2.2.1, whole genome shotgun sequence genome:
ATatcatattgtatattatattactatattataaattgtcagcAATAATTGCGATATATAtgcatacattatattatatgtatttctaattttaaacgagaaagaatttatctttatttccacatatttatattattttgtctactatattatatgttgGAAATCTGGATATTTTACTATATGTTGGAAATCTTGCTCTTACTATATACTTGCTTCGGCAgtacatatactatatgtatttctaattttaaacgagaaagaatttatctttatttccacatatttatattattttgtctactatattatatgttgGAAATCTGGATATTTTACTATATGTTGGAAATCTTGCTCTTACTATATACTTGCTTCGGCAgtacatatactatatgttGGAAATCTTGCTCTTACTATATGTTGGAAATCTTGCTCTTATTACAAGTTGGAAAGctagctattattattatattgaaaagcTGACCCTTGTTACACATTGCAAATCTAGCTATCATCATACGTAGGCACATTATCATCGCAAGTTATCAAAGCTGTCCATTACCTCCCATAGGTAACTCAAAACCATTTAACAACCAAAAACTGACGATCATCATCTACGTATCTTCGTGTTGCCCTCGGTAGGTAGCAAGCGTCTCCGATCGCCATCGAGCAACCCTGCCTTACCAACCCGTACAACGATCGATCCATGATACCCAGCGCAAGCGCCCCTAACCGTGGCATACGCCGCGCCCCTGCAAGGACAGGAGGGACACACTGTCGAATTTGACCAAAACAAACCAGTGAGAATGGATACTAAGTAATAACCGAGGGCCGTCGTTCTTCCTCCTCCCTTTAACTCCAAAAAATCTCACCACCGTGTAGAAGGCAAGATGAGCCCCGGTCTCGGGCATGATCCTCTTCCTTCGTACAATATCACGGCGCTAGGTAAATGCCAGGTGACACGAATACGCTACTACGATTAGGAACTTGTGTCCGTGTGGTTGTGCGCGTCTAATTCCTGATGGATCGCCGCGTTGCAGGTAACACGGCCTTGTGCCTATGGCAGCAACCCCAGCACATACTGTTCCAGCTGGCGAACTTTTGTTTCGCGTTGTCGTACGCGGCGCCGTCGTCCAGAAAAGGGATACTGTTTATGCACTCCGTCCTGATTATTGGTGAGCTATCTCGTATCTGTCGTTCCTCCCGATCGCTGGATCTATGGACCCGTTTTTCTGTCTGTAGAAATCGTTGcagctttaattttaatgttcgtCGATCGGAATTGATTAGGGGTAATTAACGGTAGCAACGACATGTGACTATGATTTAGTATATCGCGTAGAGAATTCAtcgttataattaatgtattatttaacgttGCGACGCATGGCATATTTGGAGGATTTATagttgttattataatttatagttactgttataatttatagttatcattacaatttatagtgatattataatttattgttattattacaatttatactgGTAATGCAAGTTATAGCTTCTCTAGGAcgaagttttattatttataagagaACGCGTTGAATAagatagatataataaatataattatctataatatttataaatatgaaattaactatttataatGCCACGTATttgatacaataaatataataaatatacctaTCTGCGATTACTATTgcttataatttcatttgtgaAATGAAGCTGAATATACGGAGTTTAAgaattcgatttattataataaatttctattcgactTCAGACAAGGAACAGTGTTATCCAAGCGATTTGAATAAACTCGAACATGCACGGCCGACTTGTGTTTCCAGGATATGCGTTATTTTCTgagcgataaatattttctccgtACAGAACAATTTCGCGAATAGTTTAAACTTCGTTTTTTTAGCGATGTTGATATGTTTCAAGGAAAACGTTATAGTCGACAGCCTTCTTCGAGCATTTCCGTTTATGGTTCATCTCTGTCGCTGACTCGGTCTTTCTAAAGCAATCATTCACAAAACAAATGCGAGAACATCTCGCTATCACTCATCGAGATCATACCATAGAGATATCTATGGTGTTGCATAAGTAGTCGTTAACATAACCGAGATTTCTATTTAAGGAAATTAGgctatttttttagaaatctgATCGTACCAAGTCACGCGACTTCGATTGTCTTATTCGACCTCTGATATAGACTACGATTCTAGTTAATTATCAAACGACGATTTTGCTTATTTATGGTGGAATATGTGTTAAATGATGTCCTCTTATTTTTTAAGGGTTCATGCTGCTCTCTGGTTGGGCATGGCACGTGATATGCGCGCCGGATATATTCTCATGGAATTTTAGCTTCCTGGTGTTGAACATGGGACAACTGGTTTACATTGTTTATCAGATGAGGCCGGTCAGGTTTGACCCGGAACTGGAGGAGGTGTATCACACGCTTTTCTATCCGTTTAAAGTAAGTTCTTCAAAGcaatttctttacttttttttttttaatttaaaacttttCTTTAGGTGAAAGAAAAGTTTATTGTAACTCATAtcataaagtaaaataatcgaCGTGAAAGAATCTGAGTTACAGAGTTGAGCTAAGAcctattttaacaaataaaaccgAAGGGttcgaattaaatcgaatcaaagaataattaaaaaaatttcgttcatttGACGTTCacaatattgttgaaaatgcTACGATATTGTTGAAAATGCTAAAATGCTATTTTAGGAGCACAGAACCCGTTTCTTTCTCTGAAACGTCTAGTTCGCGCCCCTTCTCTCGACTTCAATGGCGTCGCCGTTAATTCGTCTTCGTTCGAACAGGTCTCGCGGCTGCAATTCAAAAGGCTAGTATCACCGGAATTTGCATCTATAATGTCGCTTCACGCTGGCGAGGCGTACGCCATGCAGAACTTAACACGGACTGATAGACTTGGCCTGCTGCTCAGCGGCAAAGTGAACGTGCTGAGCGACTCGAATTTCTTACATCCCATACTGCCGTGCGAGTTTCTCGATTCACCGGAGTTCGAAAGCTCCAGAGCGTCCGTCGACGACAAATTTAAGGTGAGAACATCCCGAAGCTAAGCATTTTCTATCTCGTATAGCAGCATagctattctattttaaatagcaGAGACTTTGACTGAGACTAAAACAAATTATGCAAGGGAAGTGTTTGCAGTGATTACcgtttttgtttgttttcgtAGGTCTCCATTGTTGCTGCGAGCTCGTGCAGATACTTATTTTGGCAACGGTCCGCGTTGGAATATCTACTTGTTAAGGAAGCGTATCTTGCAACCGTGTTAACGACGTTGGTTGCTAGGGATATTGCTACGAAACTTTATGCCATGAATAACAAGGTAAATACGTGGTGTATTTTAATACTGAACACCAACCCTTAGCCACAAACAATTAAATCCGCATATACAAAAGAAGAACCCATTTTTGCTTAAACTGTTGCAATAATCACATCTTCAATTAGATTGTTACAGACAAGGGATCGCATCTGGATATCAGGCTACCAACAATCAGCGCAGGGTTAAGTATAAGCGGTGAATACAGAAGTCCGAGGGCATCCAGGCAAGCCTTGATTCGCAGGAAAGAGGCCTCTTTGTCTTCCGAAAATGGTATCGTAAATTTCTATactaaactaatataatttacaaggAGAAAGTTTCACTTATCTTAAACTCGTTTCAGGCTCGACGACGATGAAGGACCGGCCGGCGAACAATCTGTCGAAGAAAGGCGCGCCGAACATGGAGCCGTTGCCCGAGATGCCTTCCTGCGACGATCTAGCATCGAGCGGCGTCGAGAGCTGGCTGGACTCGTCCAGCAAGTATCACAGCTGCGAGATCGTCGACGAGGACTAGCAGGAGGCCTCCTTAACGCCGGACACCTTCTACGAAGGGGACAGCGACTAGTCCGAGGCGTTAAGAAAACAACGTGTGTTTCTTTCTGTTCCATATTGAAGATAAACTGTATTTTTTACACGAGAAACAGTTCGAATCGAATTAGATGAAAAAACAAAACGTCGATCCTAAATGATCGTAAATGTGTTCCATAAGTAATGCGTCGATAGACGACGTCCGACAAATGCATTACCTCAGTCGTGAAATATGATAATGGTGTGGGGGGTGGACGCCGCGGTGTGATGTTCTCACTTGGCACGAGGAACATCTCCtgttgtttataatatatacattacatatatatatatataatattgacgAGCGTGTCGATCGTAGGTTTTTGGATGCGTTTAAAATCGTAATCTCCAAAAGCAACAACACTAGTTAGTGTTTACACGTGGACGAGTATGGGGAGGGGTGTTGCTGTTGTGTTTGCACGCTTTATTACACGAGTCGACGGGGTGCTTCGGAATTCGCAGGATTTTCAGAGGTACGATTTTTTTGTGatcgttaaacaattctttatttaatttatattaattcaggatttctattttatagtcATTAAACAATTCcttatttattccatattcactacatttcattttgtatcCATTAAATAGTTTCACgtgaatttatattcattcaataatttcatatctatcttatatttactaaatatcattgcatttaatttactaaaataaatgttacgtcaaatatttcactaaaacagcataataatattttctaacatCGAGAACTATTTCTtccttaatttttctaaaaacttATTGTCagaattattaagatttttaaattcaatcaatTCTTACACGCGaatcgttattttataaaacgattatttaCACTATTACCACTCTAAATTACCTGTTCACCGAGACCAGGTGAACCCACGAAAATTCCCTGGCAAGGTGGAACATACTTCGAAGCACCCCGtagaacaaaaaaataaatagctttctACGAAATTGACGAAAACAATTATACCGTATCCGTATAAAATAAGATTAAGGCTGTTCTCAGATAAAAAAGAGAGTAACGATTTTTCACTAtactcgatatttttaaacgatcgaACAGCAGGGTAGGCTTCTAACGTAGCGAGACATCGTTGACTAAACAAATGGTCTATGTGGATATTAATCGAGGGGATTCGAGAACGTAAAGAAAAAGAGCCGGCAAATAAACGCCGTATAACAGCGAAAAACGACGGTTTCTCTCAGGTCGActtcatttttgtatataaagctttctattttttactgtACATGGTAAACGTCGCTTTTACATTCGAACTAACGAACAACGCTCGTTGTCACGGACAAAAGGATTCTATGaattaactataataacgCGCGCGTTGCAATTACGAACTTTCTTTGATACTATACTTTACATTGCATTAAGAAACGCTGTATTTTAGtaatgtttattcgaattgtttaacGATTCCGAATATGAGGTTCGTTTTATAAGTTATTCTATAAgttatcgaatttattgtatattgaatttattatatatcgaatttatctattatagcAAAGgtatattgtttataacgCTGAATCGATTCTCAGCAGGTGAAAGAATTTTACGAAGTTTGATCTTAAGCAGTCGATTATTTGATACGTAATTAAACGATGGTATGTTGCGTCATTTAAGAGATTAACTAAAGATAGACTAGACGACACGTGTTTCATCTTTAAAGCTTAGTATGTGCTtgaacagaaaattgttctgaatttccatttaaatggCGACCGTGGATCTCGTTAAGCACAACGTTAGCCTCGCGAATTCTTCGACATTTTTGAGATTTATGATCAATCTTTTAATTGAAGATGTTTGCGGACTAGTAATCGTATTAAcgattattatatgtatatattaatattacgttAACAACCACGTTAGCAAAGGCGTCGACAACCACGTTCTTACATCGTTAACAATAAGCGCGTACTAAGATCAAACGGCGGttttataattgcattatttgtATCGTTTGTATTGTTTAGCGGTAAACATAAAGCGTTGATCACGCGCTTACGTTCCCagcaatattgttaaattttataaacggtTTTCTAAATCGATCGTAGATCGATCTTCCACGTTTCTCCATCGGTATCACCTACACACCATAAGATCGCGTGGGATTTTTCTAACAGCGCGTTCGATGTGTACACTTTGAATTGTTGAaccttttttcattttcgcaCGGCGGAAGAGGgactttttagaaaatatcgtGATAGAATAGCGTCGGTTATATAACGTTTCtaattttgtgtattttacAATCTCTCTCCAGGGGATACATTCAACAAAATAGTGGAGCCTGTCAGCGACAAAAACTTTGTTATATTTACACAAGTAGTGGCATCAATGGCAATATGAAAGTTCGATCAGATAAAATAGATTCGTGACGATTCGTAGCGTTTAAATGCGTgttttgtacaaattttaagaactgattaattgttaataaaaaaacacaTTTGAACGAACAaggtttttttatattttgaccaTTGTTCTCCGATCTCTGTCGCACCTGTCGCGTTTAATCGatggataataatttattggaacTCTGCAGAATGATTCAGATATCgctatgatttttaatttgcaattgcAATTATGGCAAATGGAGTTTACGACTTCGCACGAGTCTCTCAATGCACAAGAAACGTTGACTTCCGTTCGTGGAATTGAGTGCAAGGTGCTGTTGTTTATGCATTATGCAGACACAGTTACGTTTGCTATCTGTTCGCAGTGTtggtttcattattaaataatacacaaGTTTGCCGTGCGTTGTTCTTGCGATTCTAAACATTCGATGCGTTGTTAATTAGAGAAaggattattaatataaataatatattattgcattcACTGAATTAATTGAACTCGCACTTATTTGCActcatttcaattaattgctatcgcttatatatttttaataatcgcgaGAAAATTCTTCAGAATTTTTTCTTcgggaatttttcatttgttcaaATCATTGTTAATCGAAAGGTGTATGTCGCTCGCGTACACGTCAGTGTCTGAGGTAAGTCATCTGTGACATGCATGTCTCTGATTTCCTCCCACGTTAATTTCCCGATTTCCGTTATGAATTACCTGTTATTGCACACCGGATAACTTTAAGTCACGATTAACAATATATACGcaatgtatatattatgtcGGGCATATAAATTCTctcttctaaaataatatcttgcACAACAACACGTTACTATATCTTAATCAAGTCATTATCTCCTCGTTCCATCTAACTAAATAGGGAAAAACGTAGCCATTTCTTCATCATGTCAACTTTGTAACTAATTTTGCACACGCTACCACTAAATAGGTTTGGCATCGTTTCATGTGTGAATGAATTTCTAAAGAGAATAAGAATACATCGGAATCgatgtataatgtaaaatgtaaatgggTTCATTAAAAGTgaacattaatattgaaatgttaacCATGATAATTTAGGAACATTTCCTAACGAATGCGTTTAGCCCCgtttactaataaattattacccCCTTTAAATACTGGATCCTTTTAGATAATCATCACAATACTTATTTTGAAACTTGACATAGATGGTAACAGAATCACATTTACTGGACGGATCTTTGTACCTCAGTTCTAGTGTCAAGTTATCATTGTTCAACGGGCTTAAACTGTATTCAATTATATGTTGCACTAAATCGAAGACATGCGAGTATAACTGGCATGACTTTTAAAGCAGCAACtggatatataaaaaaatatactgaaTACTAGAATGAATACGCCAACA
Encoded proteins:
- the LOC144476985 gene encoding popeye domain-containing protein 3-like isoform X1, translated to MSPGLGHDPLPSYNITALGNTALCLWQQPQHILFQLANFCFALSYAAPSSRKGILFMHSVLIIGFMLLSGWAWHVICAPDIFSWNFSFLVLNMGQLVYIVYQMRPVRFDPELEEVYHTLFYPFKVSRLQFKRLVSPEFASIMSLHAGEAYAMQNLTRTDRLGLLLSGKVNVLSDSNFLHPILPCEFLDSPEFESSRASVDDKFKVSIVAASSCRYLFWQRSALEYLLVKEAYLATVLTTLVARDIATKLYAMNNKIVTDKGSHLDIRLPTISAGLSISGEYRSPRASRQALIRRKEASLSSENGSTTMKDRPANNLSKKGAPNMEPLPEMPSCDDLASSGVESWLDSSSKYHSCEIVDED
- the LOC144476985 gene encoding popeye domain-containing protein 3-like isoform X2 is translated as MPGNTALCLWQQPQHILFQLANFCFALSYAAPSSRKGILFMHSVLIIGFMLLSGWAWHVICAPDIFSWNFSFLVLNMGQLVYIVYQMRPVRFDPELEEVYHTLFYPFKVSRLQFKRLVSPEFASIMSLHAGEAYAMQNLTRTDRLGLLLSGKVNVLSDSNFLHPILPCEFLDSPEFESSRASVDDKFKVSIVAASSCRYLFWQRSALEYLLVKEAYLATVLTTLVARDIATKLYAMNNKIVTDKGSHLDIRLPTISAGLSISGEYRSPRASRQALIRRKEASLSSENGSTTMKDRPANNLSKKGAPNMEPLPEMPSCDDLASSGVESWLDSSSKYHSCEIVDED